A genomic segment from Clostridium pasteurianum BC1 encodes:
- a CDS encoding YhcH/YjgK/YiaL family protein, which produces MIFGDINNLSDMEKILPKPIVKTINYLKSNDFLNMESGVYEIDGKNIYAQVIDTTTKEKSNAKPEVHKKYIDVQFSVEGKEKIGFARDTGNNEVSEDLLEERDIKFYENAENEVDLIMKPGNFAVLFPNDVHRPACSVGEPCNIRKVIVKVNSEIL; this is translated from the coding sequence ATGATATTTGGTGACATAAATAATCTTAGTGATATGGAGAAGATTCTTCCTAAGCCTATAGTGAAAACGATTAATTATTTAAAGAGTAATGATTTCCTTAATATGGAGTCAGGAGTTTATGAAATTGATGGAAAAAATATATATGCACAGGTAATAGATACTACAACGAAGGAAAAAAGTAATGCTAAACCTGAAGTGCACAAAAAATATATTGATGTACAATTTTCAGTAGAGGGAAAAGAAAAGATAGGTTTTGCTAGAGATACTGGTAATAATGAAGTATCAGAAGATTTATTAGAAGAAAGAGATATTAAGTTTTATGAAAATGCTGAAAATGAAGTGGATTTAATAATGAAGCCGGGAAATTTTGCTGTACTTTTCCCAAATGATGTTCATAGACCTGCTTGTTCTGTTGGAGAACCATGTAATATAAGGAAGGTAATCGTAAAGGTAAACTCAGAAATACTTTAA
- a CDS encoding GH25 family lysozyme: MIILAMRGIDIYSGTIITDWSAIKGTGVEAVYIKATEGLTYVNPLMDSQYKNAKNQGLKVGFYHFAAKNNPVGEYRHFIDTIGNYEQDLKPVLDYEVSNPDISFLSQFMDQNPNLLLYSAHSVADKSRLPKNKIWIAEPNTAPTYTNGYAGIQYTWTGRVTGIQRNVDMNIFSIDMLLNISNLDSKTTPEQSQKTEDPTVRIIQLQLNTLLKKGLAVDGIKGPLTTAAIKEFQRIMGLSQDGIWGPKTAAVEEIYSKPEDGVSYPHYEYATRYIQMRVGAKVDGIFGNETKVQVQNWQVKHGLRADGIVGSVTWSRFLDENV; encoded by the coding sequence ATGATTATTTTGGCGATGAGAGGAATAGACATTTATAGCGGTACTATAATTACAGATTGGAGTGCAATTAAGGGTACTGGTGTTGAAGCTGTTTATATAAAAGCCACTGAAGGTTTGACTTATGTAAATCCCTTAATGGATAGCCAGTACAAAAATGCTAAAAATCAAGGCTTAAAGGTTGGATTCTATCATTTTGCAGCTAAAAATAATCCTGTAGGGGAGTATAGACATTTTATAGATACTATAGGTAATTATGAACAGGATTTAAAACCAGTACTTGACTATGAAGTTTCTAATCCGGATATAAGCTTTTTATCGCAATTCATGGATCAAAATCCTAATTTATTGTTATATTCTGCTCACAGTGTGGCTGATAAATCGAGGCTTCCTAAAAATAAGATATGGATAGCGGAACCTAATACAGCACCAACATACACCAATGGTTACGCGGGTATTCAATATACCTGGACTGGAAGAGTAACTGGAATACAGAGAAATGTAGATATGAATATATTCAGTATAGATATGCTACTGAATATTAGCAATCTAGATTCTAAAACAACTCCAGAACAATCGCAAAAAACAGAAGATCCAACAGTAAGGATAATTCAGTTACAACTTAATACATTGCTTAAAAAAGGATTAGCAGTAGATGGTATAAAAGGTCCATTAACAACAGCAGCTATAAAAGAATTTCAAAGAATTATGGGACTTTCACAGGATGGAATCTGGGGGCCTAAGACAGCAGCAGTGGAAGAAATTTATTCAAAACCTGAGGATGGAGTGTCATATCCCCATTATGAATATGCAACTAGATATATTCAAATGCGTGTAGGTGCTAAGGTAGATGGTATATTCGGTAATGAGACAAAAGTACAAGTACAAAATTGGCAAGTAAAACATGGCCTAAGGGCAGATGGTATCGTTGGATCAGTAACCTGGAGCAGATTTCTTGATGAAAATGTATAG
- a CDS encoding Gfo/Idh/MocA family protein, giving the protein MKTIRWGMIGCGDVAEVKSGPGFYKCENSTLQAVTSRRIERAKNYAKRHNVSKVYNQADELINAPDIDAVYIATPPSFHKEYAIKCARAGKTVYIEKPMAETYKDCLEIIEECKKTNTLAFVAYYRRAMERFKRIKKIVNDKVIGDVRLVNVTLYKKAAKEDYDRNNLPWRLIPEISGGGKFLDMGVHEIDILDFIFGPFLEIEGKASNQAGLYEVEDIVTANWKFQNDVHGTGIWHFTSFEDCDRVEIIGDRGKIYFQFFSEKPIYVTTKEGVVQYEYKDPEHVQQPFIQSIVNELIGNGKCSGDLESAARTSEVADKILKNYRIKKGFSKFI; this is encoded by the coding sequence ATGAAAACTATACGTTGGGGAATGATTGGCTGTGGTGATGTAGCAGAAGTTAAAAGTGGCCCTGGTTTTTATAAATGTGAAAATTCAACTTTACAAGCGGTAACTAGCAGGAGAATAGAAAGAGCTAAAAATTATGCCAAACGACATAATGTGTCAAAAGTATATAATCAAGCAGATGAATTAATAAATGCTCCTGATATAGATGCTGTATATATTGCTACGCCTCCAAGTTTTCATAAAGAATATGCTATAAAATGTGCTAGGGCAGGTAAAACTGTGTATATTGAAAAACCTATGGCTGAAACTTATAAGGATTGTCTTGAAATAATAGAAGAATGTAAAAAAACAAATACACTTGCATTTGTTGCATATTATAGAAGAGCCATGGAGCGGTTTAAAAGGATTAAGAAAATTGTAAACGATAAAGTTATTGGAGATGTAAGACTTGTAAATGTAACTTTATATAAAAAAGCTGCTAAGGAAGACTATGACAGAAATAATTTGCCTTGGAGATTAATACCTGAAATCTCTGGTGGTGGCAAGTTTTTAGATATGGGAGTTCATGAAATTGACATTTTGGATTTTATATTTGGGCCTTTTTTAGAAATTGAGGGAAAAGCATCAAATCAAGCAGGATTGTATGAAGTTGAAGATATAGTTACAGCTAATTGGAAGTTTCAAAATGATGTACATGGTACTGGAATTTGGCATTTTACAAGCTTTGAAGACTGTGATAGAGTTGAAATAATTGGTGATAGAGGAAAGATATATTTTCAGTTTTTTAGTGAAAAGCCTATATATGTAACAACAAAAGAGGGTGTAGTTCAATATGAGTATAAAGATCCAGAGCATGTTCAACAACCTTTTATTCAAAGTATTGTAAATGAATTAATAGGAAACGGAAAATGTTCAGGAGATTTGGAAAGTGCTGCAAGAACAAGTGAGGTAGCAGATAAAATATTGAAGAACTATAGAATTAAAAAAGGTTTTAGTAAATTTATATAG
- a CDS encoding phage holin, LLH family translates to MKEIIISQILIPILGAIISTFIGIITYYARQLYNKHKGFLQLQQQELIQKIGIDKYNIDVVIIKNAVKAVEQLGKENDWTGTFKHSKVLELIADKTGLTDEQIYNIIKGAVLEVNSLKNSSGTISAQK, encoded by the coding sequence GTGAAAGAAATAATAATAAGCCAAATTTTAATACCTATTCTAGGTGCAATTATAAGTACATTTATAGGGATAATCACTTATTATGCTAGGCAGCTCTATAATAAGCACAAAGGCTTCTTGCAGTTGCAGCAGCAGGAATTAATACAGAAGATAGGTATAGATAAATACAATATTGATGTAGTAATAATTAAGAATGCAGTTAAAGCAGTAGAGCAGCTTGGCAAAGAAAATGACTGGACGGGCACTTTTAAGCATAGTAAAGTTTTGGAGCTTATTGCAGATAAGACTGGGCTTACAGATGAACAGATTTACAATATAATTAAAGGTGCTGTTTTGGAAGTTAATAGCTTAAAAAACTCTTCAGGAACTATTTCAGCACAAAAATAA
- the clpA gene encoding ATP-dependent Clp protease ATP-binding subunit ClpA: MRIDDLLNEIITAAYNEARDKKHEYLTPEHILYASLFFDEGKKLIKSCGGNIELLKDDLNTYFNDNIPVVENSEPTQTEGIQNVLNTAAQHILSSGKDNIKLEHVIVAIYDEEEGFGSYFLKKQGIKRLDILNYITHGISKVEDEEEYELISEGEKKDGYDENGEVNGADKKENFISRFTVDLTEKARMGNIDPLIGREDILEKSIQILCRRFKNNPVHVGEPGVGKTAITEGLANLIAENKVPKALRGSTVYYLDMGSLLAGTRYRGDFEERIKKVLNKLRKQGNTIVYIDEIHNIVGAGSVSGGAMDASNILKPFLLDGRIKFIGATTYDEYKKIFEKDRALSRRFQKIEVLEPSVEETYNILLGLKDNYEKFHEVKYTDEALKSAAELSAKYINDRFLPDKAIDVIDEVGAYVKIHKVNEEDISIIDEDDIQKVVASIAKIPEQNVSTSEIDKLKNLEAILKKEIYSQDKAVETVVRAIKRSRAGFNDDNRTVANLLFVGPTGVGKTEISKKLAETLSIPLIRFDMSEYQEKHSVAKLIGAPPGYVGYEEGGLLTDAVRKTPHCVLLLDEIEKVHPDILNVLLQLMDYATLTDNTGKKADFRNVILIMTSNAGASKVGKSIIGFGERKLQGEEIKKEVERLFSPEFRNRLDDIVVFNGIDKTMALLIAKKALKEFEEKLLEKNINLQVTEDCYQWVAEKGYSSIYGAREILRVVQHEIKPYFVDAVLFGDLAKGGTAMIDVKDGKIIIDSDFSKEH, encoded by the coding sequence ATGAGAATAGATGATTTGTTAAATGAAATTATTACTGCTGCTTATAATGAAGCTAGGGATAAAAAACATGAATATCTGACACCAGAGCATATCCTTTATGCTTCGTTATTTTTTGATGAAGGAAAAAAATTAATAAAAAGCTGTGGTGGAAATATAGAATTACTTAAAGATGATTTAAACACTTATTTTAATGATAATATACCAGTAGTAGAAAATAGTGAACCGACACAGACAGAAGGAATACAAAATGTACTGAATACAGCAGCACAACATATATTGTCCTCAGGGAAAGACAATATTAAACTTGAACATGTTATTGTGGCTATATATGATGAAGAAGAGGGCTTCGGAAGCTATTTTTTAAAGAAACAGGGAATAAAAAGATTAGATATTTTAAATTATATTACACATGGTATTTCTAAGGTAGAAGATGAGGAAGAGTATGAACTTATCAGTGAAGGCGAGAAAAAAGATGGATACGATGAAAATGGTGAAGTGAATGGAGCAGATAAAAAAGAGAATTTCATAAGTAGGTTTACTGTTGACTTAACTGAAAAAGCCAGAATGGGTAACATTGATCCTCTTATAGGAAGAGAAGATATTTTAGAAAAAAGTATCCAGATTTTATGTAGAAGGTTTAAAAATAATCCTGTACATGTTGGTGAGCCTGGCGTGGGTAAAACAGCCATAACAGAAGGATTAGCAAATTTAATTGCAGAAAATAAAGTGCCAAAAGCACTGAGAGGAAGTACTGTATATTATCTTGATATGGGAAGTTTGCTGGCAGGAACCAGATACAGAGGCGATTTTGAAGAGAGAATAAAGAAGGTTTTAAATAAGCTTAGAAAACAAGGAAATACTATTGTTTATATTGATGAAATCCATAATATAGTAGGTGCTGGTTCTGTTTCTGGTGGTGCTATGGATGCTTCAAACATTTTAAAACCTTTTTTGCTGGATGGAAGAATCAAATTTATAGGGGCAACTACCTATGATGAGTATAAGAAGATTTTTGAAAAAGATAGGGCATTATCTAGAAGATTTCAAAAGATAGAAGTATTAGAGCCTTCAGTGGAGGAAACCTATAATATTCTACTTGGGCTTAAAGATAACTATGAAAAATTTCATGAAGTTAAATATACAGATGAGGCACTAAAATCAGCGGCTGAATTATCTGCAAAATATATTAATGATAGATTCCTTCCTGATAAGGCTATTGACGTGATAGATGAAGTAGGTGCATATGTTAAGATACATAAGGTTAATGAAGAGGATATCAGTATAATTGATGAAGATGATATTCAAAAAGTTGTTGCTTCCATAGCAAAAATTCCGGAACAAAATGTTTCAACCAGTGAAATTGATAAATTGAAGAATCTTGAAGCAATTTTAAAAAAAGAAATATATTCTCAGGATAAGGCTGTAGAAACGGTTGTAAGAGCAATAAAACGTTCAAGAGCAGGTTTCAATGATGATAATAGAACTGTTGCAAATCTTCTTTTTGTAGGCCCTACTGGAGTGGGAAAAACAGAAATTTCAAAGAAATTGGCTGAAACATTATCTATTCCACTTATAAGATTTGATATGAGTGAATATCAGGAAAAGCATTCAGTAGCTAAACTTATAGGAGCGCCACCAGGATATGTAGGTTACGAAGAGGGTGGACTGTTAACAGATGCAGTTAGGAAAACTCCACATTGTGTACTACTGCTGGATGAGATAGAAAAAGTTCATCCGGATATTTTAAATGTACTTCTTCAGTTAATGGATTACGCAACGCTTACAGATAATACAGGCAAGAAAGCGGATTTCAGAAATGTTATTTTAATAATGACCTCCAATGCAGGAGCATCAAAGGTTGGAAAATCTATAATTGGATTTGGGGAGAGAAAGCTCCAGGGGGAAGAAATCAAAAAGGAAGTTGAAAGATTATTCTCTCCAGAGTTTAGAAATAGACTTGATGATATTGTGGTATTCAATGGTATAGATAAAACCATGGCACTGCTTATTGCAAAGAAAGCTTTAAAGGAGTTTGAAGAAAAACTTTTAGAAAAAAATATAAACTTACAGGTTACAGAAGATTGTTACCAGTGGGTTGCTGAAAAGGGATATTCTTCAATATATGGTGCTAGAGAAATTCTAAGGGTAGTACAGCATGAAATTAAACCCTATTTTGTAGATGCAGTTCTATTTGGCGATTTAGCTAAAGGAGGCACTGCAATGATTGATGTTAAAGATGGAAAAATAATAATTGACAGTGATTTTTCTAAAGAGCATTAA
- a CDS encoding ATP-dependent Clp protease adaptor ClpS yields the protein MSEKTIVREENKIGIRKPKLYKVIMHNDDYTTMEFVIQVLTQVFKKGVIEATKIMYDVHKKGIGVAGIYTYDIAKTKLNQAMDMAEKSGFPFKLSMEEE from the coding sequence TTGTCAGAAAAAACCATTGTTAGAGAAGAAAATAAAATAGGGATAAGGAAACCTAAGCTGTATAAGGTCATTATGCACAATGACGATTATACAACTATGGAATTTGTAATTCAGGTGCTTACTCAGGTGTTTAAAAAAGGTGTTATTGAAGCTACAAAGATCATGTATGATGTGCATAAAAAAGGCATTGGGGTTGCTGGCATATATACTTATGATATAGCAAAAACTAAGCTTAATCAGGCAATGGATATGGCTGAAAAAAGTGGTTTTCCCTTTAAATTAAGTATGGAAGAGGAATAG
- a CDS encoding DUF1523 family protein: protein MRRNKFYRFSFNRFRINKFKIIALMLGIIIMASIIMFFPHFFRNTYIVTISSKQVKRKDNKNVYLIYTQTENGDARVFEDTDSLLEFKFNSEDIYGALRINRTYEVKTYGFRIPLTAAYQNIVKVKGIR from the coding sequence ATGAGAAGAAATAAATTTTATCGGTTTAGCTTCAATAGGTTTAGGATTAATAAATTTAAGATAATAGCATTAATGCTTGGGATTATTATAATGGCAAGTATAATTATGTTTTTTCCACACTTTTTTAGAAATACCTATATAGTAACTATTTCTAGTAAGCAAGTAAAAAGAAAAGATAATAAAAATGTGTATTTAATTTACACACAAACGGAAAATGGAGATGCAAGGGTATTTGAGGATACTGATAGTTTATTGGAGTTTAAATTTAATTCTGAAGATATATATGGTGCATTGAGAATTAATAGAACTTATGAGGTTAAAACCTATGGTTTTAGAATACCATTAACAGCGGCTTATCAAAATATTGTAAAAGTTAAAGGAATAAGATGA
- the uxuA gene encoding mannonate dehydratase, whose amino-acid sequence MQMTFRWYGDDDKVTLDQIKQIPGVTGIVSAIYDVPVGEVWPIEKIIALKEKIEAKGLNFDTIESVPVHEDIKRGLPTRDELISNYCETLRNLSKVGIKVVCYNFMPVFDWTRSDLDFELEDGSTALVYRQKTVEKMDPSTGELSLPGWDSSYTKEELKDLLNEYKKITEEDLWNNLEYFLKKIVPVAELADIKMAIHPDDPPWSIFGLPRIITSKKNLDRLINLVDSPSNGITLCSGSLGPNPNNDIPDMIRYFGSKGRIHFAHTRNIKITGDRDFEEAPHRSVDGSLDMVEIMTAYHDVGFDGPMRPDHGRMIWGETGRPGYGLYDRALGATYLNGIWETLEKQSK is encoded by the coding sequence ATGCAAATGACTTTTAGATGGTACGGTGATGATGATAAAGTTACCTTAGACCAAATAAAGCAGATACCAGGAGTTACAGGAATTGTTTCCGCTATATATGATGTTCCAGTAGGTGAAGTTTGGCCAATAGAAAAGATTATAGCTTTAAAAGAAAAAATAGAAGCTAAGGGATTAAATTTTGATACTATAGAGAGCGTACCAGTTCATGAAGATATAAAAAGAGGATTACCTACCAGAGATGAACTTATATCAAACTATTGTGAGACCTTGAGAAATCTATCAAAGGTAGGAATAAAAGTAGTCTGCTATAATTTTATGCCAGTATTTGACTGGACTAGATCTGATCTAGACTTTGAATTAGAAGATGGATCAACAGCTCTTGTATACAGACAGAAAACTGTAGAAAAAATGGATCCATCTACAGGGGAGTTGTCCCTTCCAGGATGGGATTCAAGCTATACAAAGGAAGAACTTAAGGACTTATTAAATGAATACAAAAAAATTACTGAAGAAGATTTATGGAATAATTTAGAATATTTTCTTAAAAAAATTGTTCCAGTGGCAGAATTGGCAGATATAAAAATGGCAATACATCCGGATGATCCACCTTGGTCAATATTTGGACTTCCAAGAATAATAACCAGTAAGAAAAATCTAGATAGACTTATAAATTTAGTTGATAGTCCTAGTAATGGAATAACTCTTTGCTCAGGTTCTTTAGGACCTAATCCTAATAATGATATACCTGATATGATACGTTATTTTGGAAGCAAGGGCAGAATACACTTTGCTCATACAAGAAATATTAAAATTACTGGTGATAGAGATTTTGAAGAAGCACCTCATAGAAGTGTAGATGGCTCTCTAGATATGGTTGAAATCATGACAGCCTATCACGATGTAGGTTTTGATGGGCCAATGAGACCGGATCATGGAAGAATGATTTGGGGTGAAACTGGAAGACCAGGATATGGGCTTTATGACAGAGCTTTAGGCGCAACCTATTTAAATGGAATATGGGAAACCTTAGAGAAGCAATCCAAATAG
- a CDS encoding LacI family DNA-binding transcriptional regulator gives MNIYDIAKEAGVSITTVSRVLNNKENISKKTKDKVEYILKKYNYTPNAIARGLVSKSMKSIGVLTIDITDVHHANTAYIIEREFNKLGYSVILCNTSGKTTESINYIKMLAERNIDGIILMGSIFDNEDIKTAISIYAKNIPLVSINAFLNVENTYSILVDDSYGITLCVDHLVEKGHSDIVYVKDLDTYSANEKKDGFIIGMNKHDLTIDDNSIITVEKGLKGGCEAVEKLMKLHKKFSAIIFGEDITAIGAIKKLRELGLDVPKDVAVTGFNNSIFTECCYPELTSVDNKVEITSSLSVKLLNDVIENRNVSSSIMIRPDLVIRKST, from the coding sequence ATGAATATTTATGATATTGCCAAAGAAGCTGGTGTTTCTATAACTACTGTATCCAGAGTCTTAAATAATAAAGAAAATATCAGTAAAAAAACTAAAGATAAAGTTGAATATATATTAAAAAAATATAATTATACACCTAATGCCATAGCTAGAGGTTTAGTTTCAAAATCTATGAAATCTATAGGGGTACTGACTATAGATATTACAGATGTGCACCATGCTAATACTGCTTATATAATTGAAAGAGAATTTAATAAGTTAGGCTACAGCGTCATACTTTGCAATACAAGTGGTAAGACTACAGAAAGCATAAACTACATTAAAATGCTGGCTGAAAGAAATATAGATGGCATTATTCTAATGGGATCTATATTTGACAATGAAGATATAAAAACTGCAATATCCATCTATGCTAAAAATATTCCCTTAGTATCTATAAATGCTTTCTTAAATGTAGAAAATACCTATTCAATATTAGTAGATGATTCTTACGGAATAACCCTTTGTGTGGATCATCTAGTTGAAAAAGGCCATTCAGATATTGTATATGTAAAAGATTTAGACACCTATAGTGCCAATGAAAAAAAAGATGGCTTTATAATTGGAATGAACAAACATGACCTAACTATAGATGATAATTCTATAATAACAGTAGAAAAAGGACTGAAAGGTGGCTGTGAAGCGGTGGAAAAACTTATGAAACTCCACAAAAAATTTTCCGCCATAATATTTGGAGAAGATATCACTGCCATAGGCGCTATTAAAAAACTTAGGGAATTAGGTCTTGATGTTCCGAAGGATGTTGCTGTAACTGGCTTTAATAACTCCATCTTTACTGAATGCTGCTATCCAGAATTAACATCTGTAGACAACAAAGTAGAAATCACCAGCTCACTAAGCGTTAAATTACTTAATGATGTTATTGAAAATAGAAATGTATCATCAAGTATAATGATTCGCCCTGATTTAGTAATTAGAAAAAGTACTTAA
- a CDS encoding COG4705 family protein, protein MHIDKPLSDTIHNAQRTLTKVPEITVYFWIIKILTTGMGEVTSDYLAHQLDPVIAVALAGIGLVASLVLQFLVRRYVAWIYWLNVVMVSIFGTMAADVLHVGFGIPYIVSTTFFVVALAIIFAIWYASEKTLSIHSIYTRRREAFYWTTILATFALGTAAGDMTATTMNLGYFLSGVLFAILIAIPALAYWLIGLNEILAFWFAYIVTRPLGASFADWMGVPHNRGGLGLGTGSVSLGLAIIILGLVSYLAVTRKDVKNGKHAT, encoded by the coding sequence TTGCATATTGATAAACCTTTATCTGACACCATACATAATGCACAGCGTACCCTTACTAAAGTTCCAGAAATTACGGTTTACTTCTGGATTATCAAAATTTTGACCACTGGAATGGGCGAGGTTACATCTGACTATCTAGCCCACCAGCTAGATCCGGTAATTGCAGTAGCCTTGGCGGGGATTGGTCTAGTGGCCTCGTTAGTACTGCAGTTCTTAGTACGCCGATATGTGGCATGGATCTACTGGTTAAATGTCGTCATGGTAAGTATCTTTGGTACGATGGCTGCCGATGTTTTGCACGTTGGGTTTGGCATTCCATACATTGTCTCAACTACGTTCTTTGTGGTGGCACTGGCAATTATCTTCGCAATCTGGTATGCCAGCGAGAAGACTCTGTCTATACACAGCATTTACACTCGTCGTCGTGAAGCTTTTTATTGGACCACCATACTGGCTACATTCGCACTTGGCACTGCTGCAGGAGATATGACAGCGACAACCATGAACTTGGGATATTTCTTATCGGGTGTGCTGTTTGCCATCTTGATTGCTATCCCGGCTCTGGCCTACTGGCTGATTGGTTTAAACGAGATTTTGGCATTCTGGTTTGCATACATAGTTACGCGACCGCTAGGAGCCTCGTTTGCTGACTGGATGGGGGTGCCTCATAATCGCGGCGGCCTTGGACTAGGAACTGGGTCGGTCAGCCTTGGCTTAGCGATTATAATTCTTGGACTTGTGAGTTACTTGGCGGTCACCCGCAAGGATGTTAAGAACGGTAAACATGCCACATAA